A single genomic interval of Croceibacter atlanticus HTCC2559 harbors:
- a CDS encoding rod shape-determining protein → MGLFDFLTEEVAIDLGTANTLIIHNDKVVVDSPSIVARDRTTGKIIAVGREAAMMQGKTHENIKTIRPLKDGVIADFDASEQMIKMFIQEIPALKKKFFRPDLRMVICIPSGITEVEMRAVKESAERVKGKEVYLIHEPMAAAIGIGVDIMQPKGNMIVDIGGGTTEIAVIALGGIVCDKSVKIAGDVFTNDIVYYMRTQHNLYVGERTAEKIKIQIGAATEDLEVPPEDMSVQGRDLLTGKPKQVQISHREIAKALDKSILRIEDAVMETLGQTPPELAADIYNTGIYLAGGGSMLRGLDKRLSQKTDLPVYIAEDPLRAVVRGTGITLKNLSRYKGVLLK, encoded by the coding sequence ATGGGACTTTTTGATTTTCTAACTGAAGAAGTTGCAATTGACCTTGGAACTGCAAACACACTCATTATTCACAATGACAAAGTTGTTGTAGATAGCCCGTCAATAGTAGCAAGAGACCGCACTACTGGCAAAATAATTGCCGTAGGACGTGAAGCTGCAATGATGCAAGGAAAGACCCACGAAAACATTAAAACCATACGCCCATTAAAAGATGGTGTTATTGCAGATTTTGATGCGAGTGAACAGATGATAAAAATGTTTATTCAAGAAATACCTGCATTAAAGAAAAAGTTCTTTCGCCCAGATTTAAGAATGGTTATTTGTATTCCTTCTGGAATAACAGAGGTAGAAATGCGAGCGGTTAAGGAAAGTGCAGAACGTGTTAAGGGTAAAGAAGTATATCTTATTCACGAACCTATGGCAGCTGCTATAGGTATTGGTGTAGACATTATGCAACCAAAAGGAAATATGATTGTAGATATAGGTGGTGGTACCACAGAGATTGCAGTTATAGCTCTTGGTGGTATTGTTTGTGACAAATCTGTTAAGATTGCAGGAGATGTATTTACAAATGATATTGTATACTATATGCGTACACAGCATAACTTATATGTTGGAGAACGTACTGCAGAAAAAATTAAGATACAAATAGGTGCTGCTACAGAAGATTTAGAGGTGCCACCAGAAGATATGAGCGTGCAAGGCCGTGATTTATTAACTGGTAAACCTAAGCAAGTACAAATTTCTCATAGAGAAATAGCTAAAGCATTAGACAAATCTATTCTTAGAATTGAAGATGCTGTGATGGAAACCTTAGGGCAAACGCCTCCAGAACTTGCTGCAGATATTTACAATACTGGTATTTATCTTGCAGGTGGTGGTTCTATGTTACGTGGATTAGATAAACGTTTATCACAAAAAACAGACTTACCTGTGTATATTGCAGAAGACCCATTACGTGCTGTAGTTAGAGGAACAGGTATAACACTAAAAAATTTAAGCAGATACAAAGGCGTACTTCTTAAATAA
- the mreC gene encoding rod shape-determining protein MreC, with product MQQILSFLIRNKNTLLFLFLFAISLAFTVESHSYHKSKWISSTNFLSGNVFGFGSSIDSYFNLRDVNTTLVKENQQLRLQLERFKSIPIDTSFTDTATYNSPYKFYNATVIANSFSKKDNYILINKGQKDSIKPDMGVITPNGLLGIIENTSSNYSRIISILNSNLEINVGLKKSDHFGTLSWNGESPYKAQLIDVGRLAPVKVGDTIITSGNSSIFPKGIPVGKISDFSLDQSKSYYKINVELFNDMTGIGPVYVIENLMKPELDSLKNSTILNE from the coding sequence ATGCAGCAAATACTCAGCTTCCTTATTCGGAACAAAAATACCTTGCTGTTTCTTTTCTTGTTTGCTATATCATTAGCGTTTACTGTTGAGTCTCACTCCTATCATAAAAGTAAATGGATAAGCTCTACCAACTTTTTAAGCGGCAATGTTTTTGGTTTTGGCTCATCTATAGATTCTTACTTTAATCTTAGAGACGTAAATACAACATTAGTAAAAGAAAACCAGCAATTACGATTGCAGTTAGAACGATTTAAATCTATACCAATAGACACAAGTTTTACAGATACTGCAACCTATAACTCACCTTATAAATTTTATAATGCTACTGTAATTGCCAATAGCTTTTCAAAAAAGGACAATTATATTCTTATAAACAAAGGACAAAAAGATAGCATTAAACCAGATATGGGCGTAATTACACCGAATGGTTTATTAGGGATTATTGAAAACACATCTTCTAATTATTCTAGAATTATTTCAATATTAAATAGCAACCTTGAAATTAATGTAGGTTTAAAAAAATCTGACCATTTTGGAACATTAAGTTGGAATGGCGAGTCTCCTTACAAAGCTCAACTTATAGATGTTGGTAGATTAGCACCTGTAAAAGTTGGTGATACTATTATAACTTCAGGTAACTCATCAATTTTTCCAAAAGGTATTCCTGTAGGAAAAATCAGTGATTTTAGCTTAGACCAAAGTAAAAGTTACTATAAAATTAATGTTGAACTTTTTAACGACATGACTGGCATAGGTCCTGTATATGTTATTGAAAACTTAATGAAACCAGAATTAGATTCACTTAAAAACTCAACAATATTAAATGAATAA